The following proteins are co-located in the Gemmatimonadaceae bacterium genome:
- a CDS encoding DHA2 family efflux MFS transporter permease subunit — protein MPDKPLVNKWVVAATVMTGTIMAVLDSSIVNVALPDMRGTLGATVDEITWVVTGYILANVIIMPITGMLSSRFGRKNFYMASVAAFTLASMACGVSTTLGAIVVWRVIQGIGGGVLVTVSQAILRETFPAEEQGLAMGIYGMGVVLAPAFGPTLGGWITDQYSWPWVFFINVPIGALNLILVARFIEDPSYLVRAKGRIDWTGLGLLMVGLGALQLMLENGEKDNWFDSTFITRLAVTAAIGLAFFVWRELTTDGPAVDLRLFKNGAFTSATAIGGILGLGLYAALFLLPIFLQGLLGYSAMDSGLVLLPRGLAMGVLMPLAGRAYNKVGPRMLVGAGLLVSAYSFYALSHLTSAVGFWDLFWPQLWQGIGFGLIFVALSTAALATVERANMTAAAGLYNVVRQVFGSVGVALAATQLTSGTSRYHDILVQKLTVTNPVTQSWLQMVIGGMRAKGSDAFTATRQALALLDGTVMQQAAVLAYNHVFVLIAALFVICLPLVYFLRGVEHAVGMAEFVGE, from the coding sequence ATGCCTGACAAGCCGCTCGTCAACAAATGGGTAGTCGCCGCCACGGTCATGACCGGCACCATCATGGCCGTGCTCGATTCGAGCATCGTCAACGTCGCGCTCCCCGACATGCGCGGCACGCTCGGCGCCACGGTGGACGAGATCACCTGGGTCGTCACGGGCTACATCCTGGCCAACGTCATCATCATGCCGATCACCGGCATGTTGAGTTCGCGGTTCGGCCGCAAGAACTTCTACATGGCCAGCGTCGCCGCCTTCACGCTCGCCTCCATGGCCTGCGGCGTCTCCACCACGCTCGGCGCCATCGTCGTCTGGCGCGTCATCCAGGGCATCGGTGGCGGCGTGCTGGTCACGGTGTCACAGGCCATCCTTCGCGAGACGTTCCCCGCCGAGGAACAGGGGCTCGCCATGGGCATCTACGGCATGGGCGTCGTGCTCGCCCCCGCCTTCGGCCCCACCCTCGGCGGCTGGATCACCGACCAGTACTCCTGGCCCTGGGTGTTCTTCATCAACGTTCCCATCGGCGCGCTCAACCTGATCCTCGTGGCCCGCTTCATCGAGGATCCGTCATATCTCGTGCGCGCCAAAGGCCGCATCGACTGGACGGGACTCGGCCTGCTCATGGTGGGGCTGGGCGCGCTGCAACTGATGCTCGAGAACGGCGAGAAGGACAACTGGTTCGACTCCACCTTCATCACCCGGCTCGCCGTAACCGCGGCGATCGGCCTCGCATTCTTCGTCTGGCGCGAACTCACCACCGACGGCCCGGCCGTGGACCTCCGGCTGTTCAAGAACGGCGCCTTCACGTCGGCCACCGCCATCGGCGGCATCCTCGGGCTCGGCCTCTACGCCGCACTGTTCCTGCTCCCGATCTTCCTGCAGGGGCTGCTCGGCTACAGCGCCATGGACTCGGGACTCGTGCTCTTGCCACGCGGATTGGCCATGGGCGTATTGATGCCCTTGGCCGGTCGCGCGTACAACAAGGTCGGCCCGCGCATGCTGGTGGGCGCCGGACTCTTGGTGAGCGCGTACTCGTTCTACGCCCTCTCGCATCTCACCAGCGCAGTCGGGTTCTGGGACCTGTTCTGGCCGCAGCTCTGGCAGGGCATCGGGTTCGGTCTGATCTTCGTGGCCCTCAGCACCGCGGCGCTCGCCACCGTGGAGCGCGCCAACATGACCGCAGCCGCCGGACTGTACAACGTGGTGCGCCAGGTGTTCGGCAGCGTGGGCGTGGCCCTCGCGGCCACGCAGCTCACCAGCGGCACCTCGCGCTACCACGACATCCTGGTGCAGAAGCTCACCGTCACCAACCCCGTCACGCAGTCGTGGTTGCAGATGGTCATCGGCGGCATGCGCGCCAAGGGGTCCGACGCCTTCACGGCCACCAGACAGGCGCTGGCGCTGCTCGACGGCACGGTGATGCAGCAGGCGGCGGTGTTGGCCTACAACCACGTCTTCGTGCTGATCGCGGCGCTGTTCGTGATCTGCCTGCCGTTGGTGTACTTCCTGCGCGGGGTGGAGCATGCGGTCGGGATGGCGGAGTTTGTTGGCGAATGA